In one window of Arthrobacter pascens DNA:
- a CDS encoding Wadjet anti-phage system protein JetD domain-containing protein — protein sequence MKGPAQVTADIQRRLASTWHLDASRELASWPHTVPLGRVSGTELGAGFPDFQRRAAEIRGWAQENGLTVSVETRRVLGTPQQIPTHVIVPDIGTAVLVAGREWRDRYRRGQSRAAILEQLHPGLENLSAVVRSVDKYTDQDFGLLNMAAAWFREHEAHGLTPRQVPIPGLHAKWLNSHGPELRQLSGKADLGLLPQHPSRLHFAYLDPAYLATSGRRHDSVSRGDTMTPAYTPSTVVIAENKDTAIHFPPVPGGIAVEGAGFSAAETAGTLPWLTGCPAIFYWGDMDAAGFEILHQFRKAGVMAESVLMDTAAYEAYRHFGSFTDVKGRELTAPEHKNLPMLTATEEALYATLTNPGWPGPFRIEQERIPLQVGLQAISQAGAGG from the coding sequence ATGAAGGGCCCGGCCCAGGTCACCGCGGACATCCAGCGCCGGCTGGCCTCCACGTGGCATCTGGACGCGTCCAGGGAACTGGCGTCCTGGCCGCACACGGTCCCTCTCGGCCGCGTCTCCGGGACGGAGCTGGGCGCCGGGTTTCCGGACTTCCAGCGCCGGGCCGCAGAAATCCGTGGCTGGGCACAGGAAAACGGACTCACGGTCTCCGTTGAGACGCGCAGGGTTCTGGGCACCCCGCAGCAGATCCCGACCCATGTAATCGTCCCCGACATCGGCACCGCCGTGCTGGTCGCCGGGCGGGAATGGCGGGACCGCTATCGTCGCGGACAGTCACGGGCGGCAATCCTGGAGCAGCTGCACCCCGGTCTGGAAAATCTCTCCGCCGTTGTGCGTTCGGTCGACAAATACACTGACCAGGATTTCGGCCTCCTCAACATGGCGGCCGCCTGGTTTCGGGAGCATGAGGCCCATGGCCTGACACCCCGGCAAGTGCCGATCCCGGGCCTGCACGCTAAATGGCTGAACAGCCACGGCCCGGAACTGAGGCAGCTCTCCGGCAAGGCCGACCTGGGCTTACTGCCGCAGCACCCGTCCCGGTTGCATTTCGCCTACCTCGACCCGGCTTATCTGGCCACCAGCGGACGACGACACGATTCCGTGTCCAGAGGCGACACGATGACCCCTGCATACACCCCGTCCACGGTGGTCATCGCCGAAAACAAGGACACCGCCATCCACTTCCCCCCTGTTCCCGGCGGGATAGCTGTTGAGGGTGCAGGGTTCAGCGCTGCCGAAACGGCCGGAACGCTGCCCTGGCTGACCGGATGCCCGGCCATCTTTTACTGGGGCGACATGGACGCAGCCGGCTTCGAGATTCTCCACCAGTTCCGGAAGGCCGGGGTGATGGCCGAATCCGTGCTTATGGACACTGCGGCGTACGAGGCTTACCGGCACTTCGGCTCCTTCACTGACGTGAAAGGGCGGGAACTGACCGCCCCGGAGCATAAAAACCTGCCGATGCTGACGGCGACCGAGGAGGCTCTCTACGCCACGCTGACCAACCCTGGCTGGCCAGGGCCTTTCAGGATCGAGCAGGAACGGATCCCACTGCAGGTGGGGTTGCAGGCCATCAGTCAGGCCGGCGCCGGCGGTTAG
- a CDS encoding ATP-binding protein, producing MTQMTFEMEGVEEPVEQLTATADTAQWRALHLQVINWGGFQGHTQVAFASGATLLSGASGTGKSTLMDAYLALMMPSDVPFNGASNDATSGRARGVDQRNVVTYLRGKTDAHRESGTGEMRDRVLRGENSNTWGAVGMTFVSDTGKKFTALRCYYLPRGGSVFSDVISKMVTFDEDLDLRELEPVSAAKFDKRALETAIPGAHVHPTYNAFSDVLFARLGIGANGDGKKALRLLARIQAGQQVTDVDGLYKSLVLEEPGTYAAADRALAHFADLEASYASMQNEAEKSKALAALPKIRETLARATADAALVEEIIGGPSSPLAVWQNRTETGLIDNVLSANAENTDAQQRLLRAAAEDEAAFAVQLAENQEAQRNNGGNELGRLRTELETFRARLPRVAELRGAFDDRAAVIDTVVETEEDFNAATAAARVFLAGYDRRERLLAEEKEEIGKERYPVMDRASKLTAERASLQSRKGLVPLQLHEARLRFAAAAGIDPDDLPFVAELIDVAAGEEKWRTAAEVTLSPVSRIMLVDETELERFSRAIDPIRDTVRIRFEGVPRRAYRHVNGVPGRVSGKLVFKDSPFSHWVQTRVRDASLDALCVESSADLGGGGYRVTLSGQTRDGRSGAHGGAGRPILGFSNKGRIAAITEELEACEAELTDYAGRLEDIDAAARRLRDFRSSHEYILAREWADIDVASVEDGIARVQAEEQRILGSSDILTQLREKEEELNGQLDEARGRRYTAKSRVDQLADEEARLTLRRQELLLVSEQLRADAAELCDVHNGFLTAHFAAVGNPESLTDFGGNIKRMMDKLNADQDSCQREAKRATEALTGLFESYLDRWDDPNLGTTMASVEDFQTIYDDIVTTGLHDRRREWVRRLAEWSGQDLVPLNGAFETSVEEIQSRLVPVNAILSTLAFGAGRDRLKIDLRLLSSDRVGAFRKELRELSSGATRDLTEAQVDAQFQRLRQFMNRIRKSDDGGRHGERDTFLDVRRHVEITAVSIDAQGQQLATYSSLGGKSGGESQELVAFIVGAALRFQLGDESRTRPRFAPVFLDEGFVKSDSEFAGRSVEAWKGLGFQLLIGAPLDKVTALEPYADLALSMTKNPVTGYSYVQEVRSVPRPGV from the coding sequence ATGACGCAGATGACGTTCGAGATGGAAGGCGTTGAGGAGCCCGTTGAGCAGCTGACGGCGACGGCCGATACAGCTCAATGGCGGGCCCTGCACCTGCAGGTCATCAACTGGGGCGGCTTCCAGGGGCACACCCAAGTGGCTTTCGCTTCGGGAGCGACCCTGCTCTCCGGCGCGTCCGGAACCGGAAAGAGCACCCTGATGGATGCCTACCTGGCCCTCATGATGCCCTCCGATGTGCCGTTCAACGGCGCCTCCAACGACGCGACATCCGGCCGGGCCCGCGGCGTCGACCAGCGCAACGTGGTCACCTACTTGCGCGGAAAGACCGATGCTCACCGTGAATCCGGCACCGGTGAGATGCGCGACCGGGTGCTCCGGGGCGAAAACTCCAACACCTGGGGTGCGGTGGGCATGACGTTCGTCAGCGACACCGGCAAGAAGTTCACAGCGCTGCGCTGCTATTACCTGCCCCGCGGCGGTTCCGTCTTCAGCGACGTCATCTCCAAGATGGTCACCTTCGACGAAGACCTGGACCTCCGCGAACTCGAACCGGTGTCCGCAGCGAAATTCGATAAGCGGGCGCTCGAGACGGCCATCCCCGGAGCCCACGTCCATCCGACCTACAACGCCTTCTCCGACGTGCTTTTCGCCCGGCTTGGGATCGGCGCCAACGGTGACGGAAAGAAGGCCCTGCGGCTCCTGGCCCGTATTCAGGCAGGCCAGCAGGTGACGGACGTGGACGGGCTTTACAAATCCCTGGTCCTGGAAGAGCCGGGGACCTACGCCGCCGCCGACCGGGCGCTCGCCCACTTCGCTGACCTGGAGGCCTCGTACGCGTCCATGCAGAATGAGGCGGAGAAGAGCAAGGCCCTGGCTGCGCTGCCCAAGATCCGCGAAACCCTGGCACGGGCCACCGCTGACGCCGCGCTGGTCGAGGAGATCATCGGTGGCCCCTCGTCCCCGCTGGCGGTCTGGCAGAACCGGACCGAGACCGGGCTTATCGACAACGTCCTGAGCGCCAACGCGGAGAACACCGACGCCCAGCAGCGGCTCCTGCGGGCAGCCGCCGAGGACGAGGCGGCATTCGCAGTGCAACTGGCAGAGAATCAGGAAGCACAGCGGAACAACGGCGGCAACGAACTGGGTCGTCTCCGGACGGAGCTGGAGACGTTCCGCGCGAGGCTGCCCCGGGTAGCAGAGCTCCGCGGTGCCTTCGATGACCGTGCCGCTGTAATTGACACCGTCGTGGAGACGGAGGAGGACTTCAACGCCGCCACCGCCGCGGCCCGGGTCTTCCTGGCCGGGTACGACCGCCGGGAGCGGCTTCTGGCCGAGGAGAAAGAAGAGATCGGCAAAGAGCGCTACCCGGTCATGGACCGGGCCAGCAAACTCACGGCCGAGCGCGCTTCCCTGCAGAGCCGGAAAGGACTCGTCCCGCTACAACTGCACGAGGCACGCCTGCGGTTTGCCGCGGCCGCCGGTATTGATCCCGACGACCTGCCCTTCGTCGCTGAGCTGATCGACGTTGCCGCCGGCGAGGAAAAGTGGCGGACCGCCGCCGAGGTGACACTGTCTCCGGTGTCGCGGATCATGCTGGTCGACGAAACCGAGCTTGAACGTTTCAGTCGAGCGATCGACCCGATCCGCGACACCGTGCGGATCCGCTTCGAAGGCGTTCCCCGCCGCGCCTACCGGCACGTCAACGGTGTCCCGGGCAGGGTGTCCGGGAAGCTCGTCTTCAAAGACTCCCCGTTCAGCCACTGGGTCCAGACCAGGGTCCGGGACGCCAGCCTCGATGCCCTCTGCGTGGAATCGTCCGCCGACCTGGGCGGCGGCGGGTACCGGGTCACGCTCAGCGGGCAGACGCGCGACGGCCGGTCCGGGGCGCACGGCGGGGCCGGGCGTCCCATCCTCGGGTTCTCCAACAAGGGCCGGATTGCCGCGATCACGGAGGAACTGGAGGCGTGCGAGGCTGAACTCACCGACTACGCCGGCAGGCTTGAGGACATCGATGCCGCGGCCCGCCGGCTCCGGGACTTCCGCAGCTCCCACGAATACATCCTGGCCCGGGAATGGGCCGACATTGACGTTGCCTCCGTCGAGGACGGCATTGCCAGGGTCCAGGCGGAGGAACAGCGCATCCTTGGCTCCAGCGACATCCTCACGCAACTGCGGGAGAAGGAAGAGGAGCTGAACGGGCAGCTGGACGAGGCGCGCGGGCGCCGGTACACCGCGAAGTCGCGGGTCGATCAGCTGGCCGACGAAGAGGCGCGGCTGACGCTTCGGCGGCAGGAACTGCTCCTGGTCTCTGAGCAGCTGAGGGCGGACGCAGCCGAACTTTGCGATGTTCACAACGGATTCCTGACGGCCCATTTCGCTGCGGTTGGAAACCCGGAGAGCCTGACCGACTTCGGCGGCAACATCAAACGCATGATGGACAAGCTGAACGCCGACCAGGACTCCTGCCAGCGGGAGGCGAAACGGGCCACGGAGGCCCTGACGGGCCTGTTTGAAAGCTACCTGGACCGTTGGGATGATCCCAACCTGGGCACCACTATGGCATCGGTGGAAGACTTCCAGACCATCTACGACGACATCGTCACTACGGGCCTTCACGACCGGCGCCGGGAATGGGTCCGCCGGCTCGCGGAATGGTCCGGCCAGGACCTCGTCCCGCTCAACGGAGCGTTCGAGACGTCTGTGGAGGAGATCCAAAGCCGGCTCGTCCCGGTCAACGCCATCCTTTCCACGCTGGCGTTCGGCGCGGGCCGGGACCGGCTGAAAATTGACCTCCGGCTCCTCAGCAGCGACCGGGTCGGCGCGTTCCGGAAGGAACTGCGGGAGCTTTCATCCGGCGCCACCAGGGACCTCACCGAGGCGCAGGTGGACGCCCAGTTCCAGCGGCTGCGGCAATTTATGAACCGGATCCGGAAAAGCGATGACGGCGGCCGGCACGGAGAGCGGGACACCTTCCTGGATGTGCGCCGCCATGTGGAGATCACAGCGGTAAGCATTGACGCGCAAGGCCAGCAGCTGGCAACGTACTCGTCCCTGGGCGGCAAGAGCGGCGGCGAATCGCAGGAGCTGGTCGCATTCATCGTCGGTGCTGCGCTGCGGTTCCAGCTCGGCGACGAAAGCCGCACCCGGCCCCGGTTCGCACCGGTCTTCCTGGACGAAGGGTTCGTGAAATCGGACAGCGAATTCGCCGGCCGCTCTGTTGAGGCGTGGAAGGGCCTGGGGTTCCAGCTGCTCATCGGCGCGCCCCTCGATAAGGTCACCGCGCTGGAGCCGTACGCGGATCTCGCCCTTTCGATGACCAAGAACCCGGTCACCGGGTACTCATACGTCCAGGAAGTCCGGTCCGTCCCGAGGCCCGGCGTATGA
- a CDS encoding DUF4194 domain-containing protein has protein sequence MSSNPDDGDGFWADSTSTAVFPGDTGELDFDERRALTAILKNHYISGADHSAEWKTLMESESSIVRRLNELFLHLHVDREREVAFKRQVIAEDGRKYPTLLRNATYTKEETILMVFLRTRFRSEHVGTTTEVFVDRDELRGAVESYRPANATDHSGDARRADNAIDSLLKSRVLQTTPDPERLRISPVIEVLMPVPRLRELLDWLEQAGTGGQTTAPATEGVEA, from the coding sequence ATGAGCAGCAACCCTGACGACGGCGACGGATTCTGGGCGGACAGCACCAGCACGGCCGTGTTCCCTGGCGACACCGGGGAACTGGACTTTGATGAGCGCAGGGCCCTGACGGCGATCCTGAAAAACCACTACATCAGCGGTGCAGACCATTCCGCCGAGTGGAAGACCCTGATGGAGTCGGAGTCGTCCATTGTCCGCCGGCTCAACGAGTTGTTCCTTCACTTGCACGTGGACCGCGAACGCGAGGTCGCTTTCAAACGCCAGGTCATCGCCGAGGACGGCCGGAAATACCCGACACTTCTCAGGAACGCCACGTACACCAAGGAGGAGACCATCCTGATGGTCTTCCTGCGGACCCGGTTCCGCAGCGAACATGTCGGCACCACCACCGAAGTTTTCGTGGACCGGGACGAACTGCGCGGTGCCGTGGAATCCTACCGGCCGGCGAATGCCACCGACCATTCCGGCGACGCCCGCCGGGCCGATAACGCCATCGACAGCCTGTTGAAGAGCCGGGTTCTGCAGACCACCCCGGACCCTGAGCGGCTGCGGATCTCTCCGGTCATCGAAGTGCTCATGCCTGTACCGCGGCTGAGGGAGCTCCTGGACTGGCTCGAACAGGCCGGGACCGGCGGCCAGACAACGGCGCCCGCCACCGAAGGGGTAGAAGCATGA
- a CDS encoding DUF3375 domain-containing protein: MSGIEGEVARIREILDKPTLRLLDRKYAPLALAVFNALFGGDRERVKADRLHSQVDAYLGELRAVGEDLGAAASGRAQCVLWMNHKWLFRSVGEDGEEEYSLTSHTLEALKLTNSLAKDRALISESRIATILDTVRAWATEANPDRQARIDRLDEQIAALTAQRDELASGAEMAVMDEDRMLDGYANLTDLISQLPSDFKRVEESVGEMHRQIINDFRSEVRNVGEVLDEYLLRTDKLMGATPEGRAFEGAFELLRDDALLLGLRTDLQTIVEHPFAAVLATAEQREFLGTVALIRKGIRDVLDRRMKLTTTLREHIVNHDALRDRELDDLLRRVGRSLGTWMETAPRRAAVPVDLTPDELDISYLKANFYDPAADVAPPALEDTSAGAPAPLDLEQIRKQGGPLLQEMRNAVVESYAAGTALTAGEMFNTLPEHLRRPVEILGLLQIFAQAGSAETRTQTESFFTIRPDGTTREFLVPLLELTAENVAAIAAYNERGSDEQQP; encoded by the coding sequence ATGAGCGGCATCGAGGGTGAAGTTGCACGCATTCGCGAAATCCTTGATAAGCCGACGTTGCGTCTCCTTGACCGCAAATATGCCCCACTGGCCCTCGCCGTATTCAACGCCTTGTTCGGCGGGGACCGGGAACGGGTCAAAGCGGACCGGCTCCACTCCCAGGTCGACGCCTATCTGGGAGAGCTCCGGGCCGTAGGTGAGGATTTGGGCGCCGCCGCGTCCGGCCGGGCCCAGTGCGTTCTATGGATGAACCACAAATGGCTGTTCCGCTCCGTCGGAGAGGACGGCGAGGAAGAATACTCCCTTACCTCCCACACGCTCGAGGCACTGAAGCTGACCAACAGTCTGGCCAAGGACCGGGCACTGATCAGTGAGTCCCGTATCGCGACCATCCTTGACACCGTCCGGGCGTGGGCTACCGAAGCGAACCCGGACCGGCAGGCCCGCATCGACCGTCTGGATGAGCAGATCGCGGCCCTGACCGCCCAGCGGGACGAGCTTGCCTCAGGTGCCGAAATGGCGGTCATGGACGAGGACAGGATGCTGGATGGGTACGCCAACTTGACCGACCTGATCTCCCAGCTGCCGAGCGACTTCAAACGGGTTGAGGAATCCGTCGGCGAAATGCACCGCCAGATCATCAACGATTTCCGCTCGGAGGTCCGCAACGTCGGCGAAGTCCTGGATGAGTACCTGCTGCGGACAGACAAGCTGATGGGTGCCACACCGGAGGGAAGAGCCTTCGAGGGCGCCTTCGAACTGCTTCGAGATGACGCGCTCCTGCTGGGGCTGCGCACCGACCTCCAGACCATCGTCGAGCACCCGTTCGCTGCGGTGCTCGCTACAGCTGAACAACGCGAATTCCTCGGCACGGTGGCGCTGATCAGAAAGGGCATCCGGGACGTCCTGGACCGCCGGATGAAACTGACTACGACACTGCGCGAGCACATCGTGAACCATGACGCGCTCAGGGACCGTGAGCTGGACGACCTCCTGCGCCGGGTAGGCAGAAGCCTCGGGACGTGGATGGAGACGGCGCCCCGGCGTGCCGCCGTTCCGGTTGACCTCACCCCGGACGAACTCGACATCAGCTACCTAAAGGCCAACTTCTACGACCCTGCCGCCGACGTTGCCCCGCCGGCGCTGGAAGACACTTCCGCGGGTGCGCCCGCACCGCTGGACCTGGAGCAGATCCGCAAACAAGGCGGGCCGCTCCTGCAAGAGATGCGCAACGCCGTTGTGGAAAGCTACGCCGCCGGAACGGCGCTCACGGCCGGGGAGATGTTCAACACCCTCCCCGAGCATCTGCGCCGGCCCGTGGAGATCCTGGGCCTGCTCCAAATCTTCGCCCAGGCAGGGTCCGCGGAGACCCGTACCCAGACCGAATCCTTCTTCACCATCCGGCCCGACGGCACCACAAGAGAGTTCCTGGTCCCCTTGCTGGAACTGACCGCAGAGAACGTTGCCGCCATAGCCGCCTACAACGAAAGAGGCTCCGATGAGCAGCAACCCTGA
- a CDS encoding DUF2397 family protein, which yields MIDAGTTQAEADPAPERRDLYRYVTADNAEEYIAIMRLFSSTLLADLSAGEAQSALERFGAQISVDDPESRCRQLEQWGNLVRPVRDARAATVAEWVRSRSRYQVSKLGGRVARQVDEVISASDGAREVARELLGATDVPTPGPSCRRSGLASVSTGEGT from the coding sequence TTGATAGACGCTGGGACAACGCAGGCGGAGGCGGATCCAGCGCCGGAGCGGCGGGATCTGTACCGGTACGTGACCGCTGACAATGCCGAAGAGTACATCGCCATCATGCGCCTCTTTTCCTCCACTCTCCTGGCCGACCTGTCGGCAGGAGAGGCGCAGTCGGCGCTCGAACGCTTCGGCGCCCAGATCAGTGTCGACGACCCCGAAAGCCGCTGCCGCCAGCTGGAACAGTGGGGCAACCTGGTGCGGCCTGTTCGCGACGCCCGCGCCGCCACCGTGGCCGAATGGGTCCGCTCACGCTCCCGGTATCAGGTGTCCAAGCTCGGCGGTCGCGTCGCCCGCCAAGTCGACGAGGTGATTAGCGCCAGCGACGGTGCCCGCGAAGTCGCCCGCGAGCTGCTGGGCGCGACCGATGTGCCTACGCCTGGACCATCGTGTCGGCGCAGTGGCTTAGCATCGGTATCAACGGGGGAAGGAACATGA
- a CDS encoding SCO1664 family protein, with protein MPAPDLLTAELTLTGRITTASNATFLGSIGDTAVVYKPIAGEKALWDFPDGFLAHREVAAYLVSEVLGWNVVPRTWLRDGPFGTGMVQLWQETDPNQNAVDLVATDDVAESGWKHVLEGQDEEGRMVALIHEDSPALRRMAVFDVVVNNADRKGAHILAMTDGHRHGVDHGLTFHCDHKLRTVLWGWLGDVLTVEELEGIDRVKEGLDGELGRNLADLISAEEIASAAARCARLRLEGRFPAPSGEMSAMPWPLF; from the coding sequence ATGCCGGCGCCCGACCTGCTGACCGCCGAGCTGACGCTCACTGGGCGCATTACGACGGCGTCGAACGCCACCTTCCTGGGCAGCATCGGCGACACGGCCGTCGTCTACAAGCCGATAGCCGGGGAGAAAGCGCTGTGGGATTTTCCCGACGGCTTCCTTGCCCACCGTGAGGTTGCCGCCTACCTGGTCTCGGAAGTCCTTGGCTGGAATGTGGTGCCACGCACCTGGCTGCGGGATGGTCCGTTCGGCACAGGAATGGTGCAGCTCTGGCAGGAGACAGACCCCAACCAGAACGCGGTTGACCTCGTCGCAACGGACGACGTCGCGGAAAGCGGTTGGAAACACGTCCTCGAGGGTCAGGATGAGGAGGGACGGATGGTCGCCCTCATCCACGAGGACTCTCCGGCGCTCAGACGCATGGCAGTGTTCGACGTCGTCGTGAACAACGCCGACCGCAAAGGCGCTCACATCCTTGCCATGACGGACGGGCACCGGCACGGCGTGGATCATGGGCTCACCTTTCACTGTGACCACAAGCTGCGCACGGTGCTGTGGGGGTGGCTGGGAGACGTTCTGACCGTCGAGGAACTTGAGGGCATCGACCGTGTCAAGGAAGGGCTGGACGGTGAGCTGGGCCGCAACCTGGCGGACCTGATCAGCGCCGAAGAAATTGCGTCGGCCGCCGCTCGCTGCGCCCGGTTGCGCTTGGAGGGTCGGTTCCCTGCTCCGAGCGGTGAGATGTCGGCGATGCCCTGGCCGCTGTTCTGA
- a CDS encoding DUF3090 domain-containing protein, whose product MPTRVHEFAWPDRVVVGTIGLPGARTFYLQVRAGTQIVSIAMEKQQSALLADKIDEILDQLLKVEGNPHSVPTSTPIELVDNDQLEAVQEQFRTGAMSLGWDPTTAQVVMEAYPIADVDAEDDGSLGEDGAELPEMLLVRMPVGTARAFAKRTREVVGAGRPACPLCGYPLDPDGHVCTLPEV is encoded by the coding sequence ATGCCTACACGTGTTCATGAGTTTGCCTGGCCTGATCGGGTCGTCGTCGGCACCATTGGCCTTCCGGGCGCACGGACGTTCTACCTGCAGGTGCGCGCAGGGACTCAGATCGTAAGTATCGCCATGGAGAAGCAGCAGTCCGCTCTGCTCGCAGATAAAATCGACGAGATTCTCGACCAGCTTCTCAAGGTGGAGGGAAACCCTCACAGTGTTCCCACCAGTACCCCCATTGAATTGGTTGACAATGACCAGCTCGAGGCAGTTCAGGAGCAGTTCCGGACCGGCGCCATGAGTTTAGGTTGGGACCCGACGACGGCGCAGGTGGTCATGGAGGCCTACCCGATCGCCGATGTTGATGCCGAAGACGACGGGTCACTTGGGGAGGACGGCGCTGAATTGCCCGAAATGCTGCTGGTGCGGATGCCGGTTGGTACCGCCCGTGCCTTCGCCAAGCGCACCCGTGAGGTTGTCGGCGCCGGGCGTCCCGCTTGCCCGCTTTGCGGTTACCCGTTGGACCCAGACGGACACGTCTGCACCCTTCCCGAGGTCTGA
- a CDS encoding MSMEG_4193 family putative phosphomutase, with translation MATVILVRHGRTTANAAGLLAGRAAGVSLDQIGREQAALTGDRLAVVPLAGVVSSPLERCQQTAQLILDRQAGTPYAPLEPDLTECDYGQWQGRTLSDLATEDLWAAVQSQPSAVVFPGGESMAAMQARSVAAIRRHDVAFEAEYGQGAVWVAVSHGDIIKSILADALGMHLDLFQRINVSPGSVSIVRYSASRPSVYATNTDAGDLSWLSNGIHSGDAPVGGGAGQQAP, from the coding sequence ATGGCGACAGTTATCCTCGTGCGGCACGGCCGCACCACAGCCAATGCCGCTGGACTGCTGGCGGGTCGGGCGGCCGGCGTCAGCTTGGACCAAATCGGGCGCGAGCAGGCAGCTTTGACCGGAGACCGACTCGCGGTGGTGCCCTTAGCTGGGGTGGTATCGAGCCCCCTCGAGCGTTGTCAGCAGACCGCCCAGCTCATCCTCGATCGCCAGGCTGGGACCCCGTACGCGCCATTGGAACCCGATCTTACCGAGTGCGATTACGGCCAGTGGCAGGGCCGCACGCTCAGTGATCTCGCAACAGAGGATCTGTGGGCGGCTGTGCAGTCGCAGCCGTCCGCGGTCGTTTTTCCCGGCGGTGAATCCATGGCGGCCATGCAGGCTCGATCGGTAGCCGCAATCCGACGCCACGATGTAGCCTTCGAAGCCGAGTACGGACAAGGAGCCGTGTGGGTGGCGGTGAGTCACGGTGACATCATCAAATCAATCCTCGCTGACGCGCTCGGTATGCACCTAGACCTGTTCCAGCGCATTAACGTGAGCCCTGGCTCCGTATCGATCGTGCGCTACAGCGCCAGTCGGCCAAGCGTCTACGCGACCAACACCGATGCCGGGGATCTCTCCTGGCTGTCGAACGGCATCCACTCCGGAGATGCACCCGTGGGCGGCGGTGCAGGGCAACAGGCTCCGTGA